The region AAAACTGGTCAGCGTAACGCCATCTACCACCACCGTGGGGCCTTGCGGTGTGGAGACCACCGGACGGCGCCGGTACAGATGCGCGGCGCGACGTTCGGCCAGGTCTGCTTCAAGTTGCTGGAACGGGTTGGTCATGCGTTTCTCTTCAGAACAGCCATTGCCACAGGCCAAACACCACCAGTCCGCCGCCGATACCCCACAGCAGATGGCGCGTGCGCCAGACAATCAGGCCCGTGACAATCGCGCCCACCAGCTGCGCATTGCGCCAGTCCAGCGACAGATGATCGTGCTGGATCAACACCGTTGGCACGACAATGGCAGTCAGTACGGCGGTGGGTACATACGCCAGTGCCTGTTTGAGCCGGTGCGGAATATGCCCCTTGCCCAGCCAGGTACTGACACGCACCGGATAAGTGACCGCGGCCATG is a window of Silvimonas iriomotensis DNA encoding:
- a CDS encoding AzlD domain-containing protein → MMSTLLLILGMAAVTYPVRVSTWLGKGHIPHRLKQALAYVPTAVLTAIVVPTVLIQHDHLSLDWRNAQLVGAIVTGLIVWRTRHLLWGIGGGLVVFGLWQWLF